The genomic stretch tctgtggacctatcagtggatttcttacacacaattcatatatatctgtggacctatcagagtggatttcttacacacaattcatatatatctgtggacctatcagtggatttcttacacacaattcatatatatctgtgtacctatcagagtggatttcttacacacaattcatatatatctgtgtacctatcagagtggatttcttacacacaattcatatatatctgtggacctatcagtggatttcttacacacaattcatatatacctgtgtacctatcagagtggatttcttacacaCAATTCTGGCACAGGCAACACTTTatttgccatgggttttttttccagtgtgccaagtgtgtgctgcacacgggaccttcacttatcgtctcatccaaatgacaagacagTTTGAtttggagaaagggcaagagcgggatttgaacccagaccctcacagactctgttttggcagatgagcgtctcaaccattcagCAACCTTCCTCCTTGAGGTAGGAGAgaagagggtggaagggaggggctgtgggggggtggagaaagagaaagagatcatGAGTGGTTCCTGTAATTCAGAACTTTTTCTTCCATGTCAAGTGCTCTCAGGTTTTTGAGAGAAAAGGGCGCTATGCAAATGTACATTATCACAatctatcatcattataaaaCAAAGTGAATGTTCTATCCTCGTCTTTGTCCAGTACTCAACCCCCTTGCCCCCCGGAAACACCCCACACCATATCTCCTGCTCCCCCTCCAATCCCAACACAGGCAGCATTTACAATACAGTGGTTCTCCTATGCTCAAGAGAGATAATCACCATCACAAGGTTTTCCCAAAGCTGCCAGTAACATGTAACATTATGAACaggatgtgttgtgctgtgaaaacagaaaaaattgtgtgtgtgtttgtatgtgtgtgaatgtgtgtgtgtgtgtgtgtgtgtgtgaatgtgtgtgcacacttatTACACACCTGAAGAAGATGAGAGCATTCTGCAGAAAGACAGCAACGCCAGgccagtctggctccacaactggAAGAACACGAAAAAATAAATTTgcaaacacattcacataaaaactGTTTATTCCTTTTTACTACAACTACTTTTACTactaataatgcacacacacaaaatacttgTGGCTTAAAAAAATACAATATAGTGTGtcgtaacttaaaaaaaaaaaaaaaaaatgaaagcaggATGTTTTCTACAATCTAGGTTACACTGGTTGTCtccctttttttggtttttggttcttTTACTATTTTTAGAGAGACAACTGAGGCATGGCACATGAACACCTTCactgattttgtttggtttttgaaaGACAGACAACTCGAAGCGACAACTAAAGCATAGCACATCAATACCTTTATTAGTTTTGGTtctgattttgttgtgtgtgtgtgtgtgtgtgtgtgtgagtgtatgcatgtgtatgtgtgagcatgtgtgtgtgtgtgtgtgagtgagcatgtgtgtatgtgtgagcatgtgtgtgtgtgtgtgtgtgtgtgtgtgagcacacatgcatgcatgacagAAGCCTGACTGAACACCACTGGAAATGACTGATGGGCACCTAAAGggagctgtcagttggctctaaccAGGCTGTCAGTCTGTTCTACGTATGATTCCTTCTTTGTAAAGCAGTTTGAGTCTGGTCTCTGACAGAATATGTGTTATGTAAGTATCAGTGATAGCTCCCCCCAAAACCCTTCTCTACTGGAGTCTTCATGCCGAGTGTATGCCTGTGGCTGGGTGAATCAGTGTGTGCGCACATACTTGACagcatatgtgtgttgtgtgtgcatgcatgcgagcatgtgtgcacatgggtagggtatattttgtgctttttttggtgTGAATGTTCACATTTGCCAATGGTagtattgttttggtttgttaagattattgtacatgtattgtttTATGTGAGGCATCTAGAGCCCATCATGTGTGGAGTTTGCACTATATAAGTACtattatatattatcattattatcataagtaaCTCACAATGAACCACATAGAACCCAAAGAGGATCCAGGAGGCAGCAATCAAGGCCCCAAATGCCAGCAAAAAGCCAATGAACAGCCACACACGGGCACCTGTAATATGGAGGAGAATGATCAACTACACACAGAAATACTTCATCACACTGAGAATGGTAAACAGAATATGAAAATACTTCATTAACACTAAAAAGTGAAATTGTTGACATGTCTGCTAGTGATAAAAAGTTGACCTAAAAAATGGAATCAAGTAAAGAAAAAGGCATTTCATCCACAGAACAAGACCATGTTTAATCATTAAACAGAAACACAAATTCAAGAACACATATTCtgcattatgatgatggtgatcattattattcttatttttattagaGAATGACATTCAGCTTCTGGGTGCAAGAAAAAATCCTGAAAAGCAAGTAACATCTAAAacctattttgttgttgatgaatgAAAGTGGAAGGGTCAGGTGtaaggcaggaaaaaacaaacaaacaaattgagagacacagacagaaacaatggggtgagagatagatagatagatagagagagagagagagagagagagagagagagagagagagagagagttctcacaGGCACAAACCCAAGTTTTCAGTTATCGCACACATACTTTTCACTTCATGATGTCTTTCTAAAGCTAATTTCATCACATCCTTTTTGAGCTAATTCTATCAATGTGGATTTGACCATGCAGTTCACTGGCAAGTCATTTTACCAATATACAAAATTTAGCTAATCCTACGCAACAAACTGAAGCACAGCGTGGAAGAGCAATAGACAGCGCAGAttgaattaaaataaataaatagataaataaataaatacataactaaaATCAAATAAATCCTCTTCCATTTCTGGTCATCTCTGGTACATTCTGCACTATTGTTATATAGATTTCACTCAGATATGGGCACAAAGTTTGCAGACTTCTTTTTCCAAACTTTTAAGACCAGACTGAACAAAATTCCCAACCTAAATCTTCAAACAAATGACTCCATATTCACAATGAAGGTCCAGCTGTCAATGCCTGGATGTTGAAGCAGaataaatgaagggaaataaTTCTGAGAATGATTTCGCACAAATGTGGAAGTACACCACTCTGAAAATTGGAATTTGCAAGAATCGGGTTTGATTTCAAACATGTTTCAGTTTTTCCTATTATCTGTGATCTTTCCTGGATACGATGGACATAGACTGCTGTGTTTTCCACAGACATTCCCTTGTCAGCTCTGCCATTGTGCCATACATGACAGGCAGAAGCATCACAGGCTGGCTTCTGTCTGCTAAGCCAAGATGATTTTGTGCAAAATTACACATCCACCACAATACCCTGTCAGGGATCTTCTGTATGGAGAGCTGGCTCAGTGAAAGTGCCCCACAGGCAGACCCCAAATATGCTACAAAGATGTCTGCAAAATAGATCTGAAGCCCCTAGACATCAATCCAGGCACATGGGAAGCTGCAGCACCTGATTCTGAACAATCGTTCTGGATGCAGACAGTGCAGAATGGCCTCTCCAAGCCCAACAGCCAGAGGTGAAACGGCAAAGAAAATAGGTCCGAAGTCTTACTAACAGACCAGCAACAGACTAAACAAGGTGAGGGAGAGACTGCCATGTTCGACAAGGCCTGTCAAGCCACATCCAACGCTGCACAACAAACATCTCCCAGACCACAACTCCAAAGTCTCCCAATACTGAATGATGCCTGCTACATGTCAACCCCTACCAAGTAGTTTGTGTGTCATGGATGATGCACATCAGTGGGACATACATCACACAGGCCATTACTAATAAACACATTTATTTCTCACTCACCTGTCTGTCCAAGGCAGCCGTTAGTGTAAGACTCTCCTCGGATCTGACCGTTAGAAACAGAGTTTATTCTGTAAAAAGAACACATACATCAATAGTGAgtatcagtttctgtttctcaaggcaGTGTCAAGGCAtttggacaaatcaatatacactcaccacatctgctaggcacatgcctgaTCCACAGTAAAATCCAAaacgcttagacaggccttgagtgcatgcattgcatatatatttgtgtacctatcagagtggatttcttgaactgaatttttgcaagaggacaacactcttgttgccatgggttcttttccagtgtgcctaACGCATACTGCACATGGAACCTTGGCTTAtattctcatccaaatgacttgaaTAAAAATACACAAGCTTTCCCTTGCTCAATTTGATTTGGATACTCAGTATGATTTTCTAcgtaaacttgggagaaagggcaagaggggGATTTGACCCCAGACCCTAACATACACTCCATATTGACAGAggaatgtcttaaccattctgccactttcctccttatggtatataacaataaaaacacaagatGTTTCTTtatcaatgtgcgtgtgtgcatacgtgagtgcacgcatgtgtgtatggtgtgcctTGGGGCATGTGCCAGCACGAACAACATCTGGTGTTCTCTCAGCTTGTGTCAACCCATACTTtcatacataagtgtgtgtgtgtgtgtgtgtgtgtgtgtgtgtgtgtgtgtgtgtgtgtgtgtgtgtgtgtgtgtgtgtgtgagagagagagagagagagagagagagagacagagagagacaagatatatatatatatatatatatatataacacacacagagacagagagagagaagatatatatatatatatatatatatatatatatatatatatatatatatatatatataacacacacacacacacatatatatatatatatatatatagagagagagagagagagagagagagacagagagagagacagagacagagagagagcacttacACAAAGAATGCAACGGTAGATATAGCCCCAGGTGTGTGATAGGCATGGTTGAATTCTTTCTGATCTGGGTAGATAGCAGCTGCATCAATGACCATCCACCAGCCAGTGAAAAACTGCAGGtggaaacaacagaacaaaaccacCATTTTCCTATGTAAACACAAAttccaatacaaaaaaacaagacaattcAAAAATCAAATTTTGTACAAAAGAGACAATCACTTCTCATTGAACTGAAAGTATTtccatgggaaaaaaagaaaagaaagataactgGATCCACTGGGGATAATCTTTTTAAAGTATTTTTGTTTCCTCCATTGTACAATTTTTAATTCCAGACTTTTTGGAGTTATTCCCTCACCAAACCCACTGGACCAGAAACAGTATCCTGGAAATGAAGAAAGTCAatagcaaaccaataggcctagtttgcatcagtttgacatggtacagtatatgacaccaaaagtgtgtgtatgtgtgtgtgtgtgtgtgtgtgtgagagtgtgtgtatgtgtgagtgtgtgtatgtgtgtaagtgaatgTCAGTGAGTGTCAGAGAGTGAAGATGGATATCCTGTAGTTTACACTCTCATAACTTGTGCCAACtgctaaaagcaacaacaacaacaacaacaacaacaacaaaaaaacactttgtttaaaaaaaaaaaaatcaaattatatATAGATTAACAAGAAGTGAATATATCCTCACTTTCTTATCTCTTTAGTCATTTGTGCACAGACCAAGTGATCAATACACAGACCATGAAAATGACACTATAGATGATAATATGGAATAAAATATATTTTAAGCACTTAACTGACCATGTTAAACCATCTACAGAACTATGTACATTGTATTCTTGCCTTCATCATCAAGCATGATTTCAATTACTTATCCATGGTTACTTACCATGACCCCAGACACTATGGACGCCACCAAGTTTCTTCGCTCCCCCAGCTCAATGCAGTCACACTTGGGCACAGAGCAGTTATCAAGGAACCCCGACATCTTGACAAGTTGTTCCTTTTGACTTCTAGAAATAACTCGCTGTCTCCCTGTAAAATGCTGAAAATCATGTACATGCATAATGAGCACATACACTTTCATCATTTTGCAAAATTTTTAATTATTTGTTATACTATGTtacagatgcattcacaaaactgccccttcctatctctgcggctgccttcacctctacactccatctcactcactacgatcggcttcggatccactctgtttacacatacccagattcaaacactcgactgttggccgccgttctttctctgtctctggaccttgcgattggaatgaacttcctctttcgcttcgtcaagtctccacactcagctctttcaagtctggccttaaaacccacctcttcccaaaatagcctcccttgcctgccctgaCTTGtcttagtttctacagttttagagttatgcatgcgtgtgaatgactggtgcgaaagcgctttgatttgtctttgcataagattcagtgctatataaataccattattattattattattattaactttagACCCAATGCACTGGCCAGGCCTTGAGGGCatacctcacccccactccaccccacccccaaatctatatataaatcataatcaaatcaaaatctaatTTAAATGAAATAATCATATAAAAATGTTCTAAGTTGTATGCAACATTCTTACCATGCTAAAGGGTCACCTgccatgattatcattatgacacAAACGCTGACAGTGTAGTATCAGTATCTTCTGACCACAAAAGTCATTGATGAGAACAGCCAACTGGTCTGTCAATTGAGAATTTTCTCCATGTTTAAAAACTTTGAGTTGGAAACTGCATTCCTATCAGTCATGTtgcccatgcatgcacacacacacaaagtcatatagtggtgtacacatgcacgcgcgcgcacacacacattcacgcatacacacacacggactctctctctctctcaaaaccaaTGCCAATACTGAGTCGGCTGAAATTTATAACAataccacctccccccacacccccccaaaaatcaAATCACATAAATATCAAATCATAACGAACATACGCAACAACAACCAACTCCGGAAAATGATTCAAGCTCAGACCTCGACTAATATTGCGACACTTTACATCACAAATCCACAAATAAAATCTTGACGTGATGTCTCATAATCTCCGTAAAACCTTTGTCAATATACACACACTACAGATAGAAATATCAAGGTCAATATCAAAATGAAATCCTAACATTAAAGACTGAAATATCTTTTAACTCCCAGGTACCAGGTAGTCAAGACAGTAAGCTGTAAAGGCCAGCAAAACCCATCAGATCAGCAATAATTTATCTTGTTATTCGCAGTCTGCGAGAACCTTCACCTGCTTGACCTGtaagtttgatttgttgtttcttGGCAGGAAATGAAGAACAGACAAATTCTTGCTGTCGTAACAAACAATCCTATcttattttcatgtttgttttcactGCAGAAGACAGTTGGTTCACCGGATGTAGCAGATCTTGTGGTTTGTGTTCACATGATGATGACGTCATTGAACAGTGTGTATACATAAATTTGCATAATCACGGTTCCCAAGAATCACACTCGTTCAgtgacaacaggaacaacaagatgGGAGGTAAagatccaacaacaacaataataagaagaagaataatgataatgatgtgatgatgactgaCTGAAGCTATATGACAAAAATTATGACGTACGAGGTTCAGTTCTAGTCAATTAGGCCTATAATTATCTTTTTTAAATGCCATataattggaggggggggggggggggggggggaagaaaagaaaaatgaaaggaaaaaaagtagaaaaaaacccGCAGTGCACTTGTTGCTTGTTACATTGTCTGCACACATCgctgtttgaaaaaaagagaaataaagcaaGAATAGATGAAAGGATTAAGGCAGCAGCAAATTTATGTATAACAGATAAACAGCTATCCCGAGTAACAAGTAGGCCTACTTGACCTTAAAAGGCTTTTTTTTCAAGTTAGTCTCTTCTCATTTATTGTATCGCGGTCTACAACGATCAGTCAGCAGTCAAAGTTCTTTGACGCCTCTTTGATATTGActggaaactggaactgaaactgaaacaacgtgTTTTTTCACTGAGTCTATACAGTCTGAAGGGTTATTCACACCGGTTACCTCAACTAAAGGCAAATGTCATCCGCCGCGGGTCATCAAGTAAACCGTCGGCAAAGTGTTCGTAATATCATAGGTGGATTTACCAGGGTATAATGTGTCATTGCAGATCAGTTACTTCTTATTTTGGTAACATAACGATCAGCCATTAGTCACGTAGCCGGCGAGGCCGGAGCAGTTTTGACATTGACATCAATGCCTATCTTCATGTCTTAATTGTGCCAGTGTCACGGAAAATTAGGATAACTCGATATTCAATGACGAACAGCAGCTCGCGGCGTACTGTaatcatatactttttttttttttttttttttttttttttttgcgagctGGTGAAATCAACAGCGGAAACTGATGACGAAAATAACTGACACCGCTACATAATGATAACACTGACCCACCACtgacctaccaccaccacctccaccaccacctcaagaCTGTCTGGAGCtttaaaaaattaaatgaaaaaaagaagaaaaaaaaggaaaaaaaaaaaaaaagaaagaaaaagaaaaagaaaaatattatagTCATTCCACTTGAATTTTCGGGATACTGTAATTTGAGGAACACTGAACTCCCTAAAAACTCTTCAGCTAGTCACGTGACTGATCGAGGGACAAAACTCAGTCTGGCTTTCATTGTTAGATTGTGCCAGTGTAAGtaatattcatcatcaccatcatcgtcgtcatcatcgcaggtattcaccaccatcatcagttcatcattatcatcatcatcatcatctccttcgcTGCGGTCATCGCTCTCCGTCCTTCAATACAAGACGACGAACAAGCAGGTCTTTATAGCAGTAGCCTACTCTGAATTTGTtagaaaagaaaaggcaaaaagGAGTGAATTGCATGATCACAGTTACATATCCATCTTGATTGTATCTGCCGTTATCAAAGAACTAACAGTAATGAGAATGCCCGTGAACAACTCAATGCTCACTTAAAATGATGTCTTGTATACTTGTAGAAATccgtcaaaaagaagaagaaaacaaccttTGAACAAAagccttcacacacagacacacgcacgtacgcacgcacacaaacacataccggcacacacacacacacacacacacacacacacaccggcaaatgCACTGACGTACGCATGGCACGCACaactgcaggcaggcaggcacacgtgcagacaggcacgcacgcacacacgcacatgatacaccacacacacacatacacacactgtttccTATTATCACTCTTAAGTCAATCacgcatcatcattatcacgatGTTCATCGTCGCCACCACTGGACCGCTGATCAGCATTGTCATCAGCATCCGCATCGCCGGGCAGCAGGCAGCAGGAAGAAGTATTTAACAGTGTAGACAAAACAGCAAGTGTGTGAACTAGGAAGTCCGGGGTTTTAGCAGACAATAGGAGTACTCGTggaggttagggagggagagggaaggcggTAAATGCCATCGACAACTGTCTCCTCCCATCCCCAGCCCAGCCGCACCGCCACCCACCCCACTTTCCtgcgtcttccccccccccacccccgccccccgcctccttcGACACCATCCATCCACACGCCCCTTCCCCAACAACCcttacacccacccccatcactctGCTCCCATCTCCGATGCCGGAAGCTTcgtcacacgcgcgcgtgcgcgcaaaatacacacacacacacacacacacgcacacacacaggcacacgcgccgacgcaaggacacacaaacacaccccaaacAGTGTATAAACATACACTGCGcgcacaaagtgacacacacgcacgcataaatatcacatacatacgcatgccgGCCGAAGCGCGTGCTCGtcaaaaaacacatgcacacacaaacgaagacacgcgtgcgcgcgcgcgcacacacacacacacacacacacacacacgcacatgcacatgcactgacACGCTTCACATACATTGTCATGTACAggtttgtacaaa from Babylonia areolata isolate BAREFJ2019XMU chromosome 6, ASM4173473v1, whole genome shotgun sequence encodes the following:
- the LOC143282645 gene encoding transmembrane protein 50B-like, with the protein product MSGFLDNCSVPKCDCIELGERRNLVASIVSGVMFFTGWWMVIDAAAIYPDQKEFNHAYHTPGAISTVAFFVINSVSNGQIRGESYTNGCLGQTGARVWLFIGFLLAFGALIAASWILFGFYVVHFVEPDWPGVAVFLQNALIFFSAMVFKFGRTEDLWG